DNA sequence from the Longimicrobium sp. genome:
GGACACGTTCCCGTCGCTGGCGATGATCGCCGACAACCTGATGACCTTTGGCCCGGAGCAGCACGCGCGCTTCCGCCCGCTCGCCACCGCCATGCTCGCCCCGGCGTCGCTGCTGGCCATGGAAGACCGCGTCCGCGCCGTCTGCGCGCGCATCGTGGACGACGTTGCCGGCCGCCCCGGCTTCGACTTCGCCTCAGAGGTGGCGCTTCGGGTTCCCGTCGAGGTGCTCTTCGGCCTGTTCCTGGGCGTTCCCGATCATGACCTGGCGCGCATGCGGGATTGCGTGCTCACCATCAACGCCATGGACGACCCGGTATTCTGCCAGCACGGCGCGGGGGTGATCGAGGCGGCCAAGGCGCTGTACGAATACGGGTTCGAGCTGTTCCGCCGGCTTCGCGACGAGCCTCCCGGGCCCACGCTGCTGAGCACGCTGGTGCACGGCGAGGCGCCCCAGGGGATGACGCCGGAGCAGTTCTTCCTGGTGTACTGGTTTCCGCTGATGGCCGGCGCGTTCGACACCACGGCCAGCACCATCGCCGGGGGCGTCCGGGCGCTGCTGGAGCACCCGGAGCAGCTGCGCCGGCTGCGCGAAGATCCCTCCCTCCTTCCCACGGCGGTGGACGAGCTGGTCCGCTGGGTGTCGCCCGTGGTCTACTTCCGGCGCACGGCGACGACGGACGTGGAGTACGAGGGCCACCGCATCCGCCGCGGGCAGAAGGTGGTGCTGTGCTACGCCTCGGCCAACCGCGACGAGGAGGTGTTTGCCAACCCCGACACTCTGGACGTGGGGCGCAAGCCCAACCGGCACGTGTCCTTTGGATACGGACCGCACTTCTGCCCGGGGGGGCGCATCGGCTCGCTGGTGATCCGCATGTTCCTGGAGGCGCACCTGGACCGCATCGCCGCGCTGGAGCTGGACGGCCCCGCGACCGGCACCCGCTCAGCGTGGATGAACCGCATCTGGTCGATGCCCGTCCGCCACCGTGCGCAGGTGCCCGCGGCGGGGCCGGCCCACGCCTCGGCTGCCTGAGGCCCGCGGCGGCCGGAACGGCCCACGTCGCTGAAACCCCACCTTCACCGTCGTCCACTCGCCGCAACGCCGAAGCCGCCGCGCACCGCCGCGCGGCCGCGGCGGTGCACGCGCACGCCTGCGCCATGCGCGGGTGCGAGGGTCCCGGCGCCGCTGGAGCTCGCGTGGCAGGCGGCGGAGCAGGGGATGGTGCCGGTCATCCGCCGTACCCGCGCGAAACCCGTGCGCGGCTCGTTCGCGAGCCCCGTGCGCAGACGATGCAACTCGAGCATGTCCCTACACCAGTTCCCGGCTAGCCGTCCTTGAGCATGCAGAATCTTT
Encoded proteins:
- a CDS encoding cytochrome P450 — protein: MTEFRFDDPNQYVHGTPFAEFARLRREAPFAWHEASQVRGDGFWLVTRHRDVVAISRDPARFATHAPILADPLPRALWDTFPSLAMIADNLMTFGPEQHARFRPLATAMLAPASLLAMEDRVRAVCARIVDDVAGRPGFDFASEVALRVPVEVLFGLFLGVPDHDLARMRDCVLTINAMDDPVFCQHGAGVIEAAKALYEYGFELFRRLRDEPPGPTLLSTLVHGEAPQGMTPEQFFLVYWFPLMAGAFDTTASTIAGGVRALLEHPEQLRRLREDPSLLPTAVDELVRWVSPVVYFRRTATTDVEYEGHRIRRGQKVVLCYASANRDEEVFANPDTLDVGRKPNRHVSFGYGPHFCPGGRIGSLVIRMFLEAHLDRIAALELDGPATGTRSAWMNRIWSMPVRHRAQVPAAGPAHASAA